The window TCGGAACCGGTTTTCCACTTAATTGATAAAGCAATCGGCAGTCAAAAACCCGTTTCTCCAACACAAATATAAGTAAAAATTCGAAATGCCTGCCGATTTTACAAGAAAAAAGCAGAAAAAATTCGACTTTTTACAATACCTATATATAATATCGGGCTTGAAAAATAACCGATTAATTAATAAATATTTTTCAAATATCTCCTCCGCAAACAGGCAGAGCCAACGTAAGATAGCCCCCTGTCTGCAAACGGACGGGTTCCATAAAAAAGCAGACGCTTTTTTAATAAAAACAAGGCAATAAATTTTGATATTCAAAAAAAAGCGGTAATTTTACAATCGAATTTTAACGGTTAAGTAGATGTTTAGGTTGTTGTGACGGCATTCACACGGCCGCGAAAAGGCCACCGAAAGGCTCTTTTCGCGGTCCGGAGCCGTCCAAAAAGTACGAACCCGGCTTTCAGCGCGCAAAAACATAGCTTAATCGAGCAAAGTAAAACAAACCAAGAAAAAGATAAATCCGATATGAACACGACATTCACCAAACTGACCGCCACCCTCGCGCTGCTGTTCGCAGCAGGAAGTCTGACGGCCGGCGAGAAGAGTTCGCTCGACGGCAAATGGAGGCTCGACTACTGGCCCCAGGGAGACACTCCGATCGTGTCGCCTGCCGACGCCCGGCAAGTCGAGATGAAAACCATCGACGCGACCGTTCCGGGGAACGTGGAACTGGACCTGCTGGCCGCGGGGCTGATCGAGCAGCCCGAAATCGGCAGCAATGTCTACGACCTGCGCCCGTGGGAAGGTTACCAATGGCGTTACAGCCGTACGTTCGCCACCCCCGAACATGCGGACGGCGACCGCATCCGGCTCAATTTCAACGGTATCGACTGTTATGCCGACATCTGGGTCAACGGCCGTCAGGTCGGATCGGCTGACAACATGCTCATCGAACACCGCTTCGATGTGACCGAAGCGCTGAAACCCGCCGGCGAAGAAAACACGCTGGAGGTCTACATCCGTTCGTCGGTGATCGAGGGCCGCCAGTACATTCCGCCGACGATCAGCATCAATTTCGCACAAGTCGAATCGGTCTACGCACGCCGTGCACCCCACACCTACGGCTGGGACATCATGCCGCGGCTGGTGAGCGCCGGACTGTGGCGCAGCGTGGAGCTGGAGGTGCTGAAACCCGTGCATTTGCGTGACGTACACTGGTTCACGACCTCCGTGGACGTTCCCAACAAGCAGGCCACGGTCTTCCTGGACTACACAATCTCGCTGCCGACCTCGATGCAGGACGGCAGGATCACGACCGAATTTTCACTGAGCCGCAACGGCAAACAAGTGGCCATGTACCGCGCCAAGGTGACATCGCATGCCGCACGCCACATCCTCGGACTCGGGGATGTCGAGTTCTGGTGGCCTCGCGGCTATGGCGAACCGGCGCTCTACGACGCCGAGGTGAAGCTCATGGACGAAGCCGGCAATACGCTCGACATCGACCGCCGCCGCATCGGCATCCGCACCGTGCGCCTCGATTTCACCCCGACCCACACGCCCGAGAATCCGGGCCGTTTCTGCTTCGTCGTCAACGGCGAGAAAATTTTCGCCCGCGGCAGCAACTGGACCCCGATGGACGCCCTCCACAGCCGCGACACGCAATGGCTCGACCGCACGTTCGGCCTGGTCACCGACCTGAACTGCAACATGATCCGCTGCTGGGGCGGCAACGTCTACGAGGACACCCGCTTCTACGAACTATGCGACGAGAACGGCGTGATGGTGTGGCAGGACTTCGGCATGGGATGCACGTTCTACTCGCAGCGTGACGAATTCGCCCGCGCCATCGAGCGCGAAGTGACTTCCGTGGTGATGAAACTGCGCTCGCACCCCTCGATCGCCCTCTGGTCGGGCAACAACGAGAACGACCAGACGCTGACCATCGGGACGCTGGCGCCGTTCCGCATCGACCCCAACCGCGACGTGGTGTCGCGGCAGGTGATCCCGATGGTGCTCTACGAGCTCGACCCCTCGCGCAGCTACCTCCCCTCGTCGCCCTACTGGAGCGAAGAGGTCTGCCGGCAGGGCTACAGCACCGCCCTGCTGCCCGAAGACCACCTGTGGGGTCCCCGCGGCTACTACAAGGACCCGTTCTACACCAACGCCAACTGTCTTTTCGTCAGCGAAATCGGCTACCACGGCATGCCCAACCGGCCGAGCCTCGAAAAGATGTTCCCGGCCGAAACGGTCTACCCGTGGACCGACAGGAAAGAGTTCCGCTGGAATGAGGACTGGCTCACCAAGGCCGTGCGCATCTTCCGGGAGTGGGGCTATACGCCCGAGCGCAACAACCTGATGATCAACCAGGTCCGACTGCTCTTCGGCGAAGTGCCGACCCGGCTCGACGATTTCATCTTCGCGTCGCAGTCGGTGCAGGCCGAGGCGATGAAATTCTTCGTCGAGATCTACCGCGGCAACAAGTTCGCCCCGAAGACCGGCATCCTGTGGTGGAACATCCGCGACGGATGGCCCGTGATCTCCGACGCCGTGGTCGACTACTACTTCTCGCCCAAAATGGCCTACCGGTTCCTGCGCAACGTGCAGCGCAACGTCTGCGTGCTGATCAACGACGCCGCGGACGGCAGCCACCCGCTCGTCGCCACCAACGACACGCGCAGCGCCGCCGAGGGTACGGTCCGCGTCAGCGACGCGGCCTCGGGACGCGAAATCTTCCGCGGCAGCTACACCGTCGGGGCAAACGCCCGTGCGGAGATCGCCCGCCTGCCCGAAATGCAGGGCCAGGGCATCCTGCTGATCGAATACACGACGCCCGAAGGCTCGTTCAAAAACCACTATCTCTACGGCCGGGCGCCGTTCCGGCTGGACGAATACCGCAAACTGCTGCGCAAAACGAAAATATACGATCTCTAAATACACATAATGGCTACAACGAACATGAAAGAAAACATCATCGGCGTCGACATCGGAGGCACCAAATGCGCCGTCACCTACGGACAGCAGGAGGGCAACCGGGTAACGATCCTCGATAAGGAGTGTTTCCGCACCTCCGACGTCGCCCGGACCATAGAGCAGCTCAAAACCAGCATCCGGAACGTCATGGGACGCCACGGCCTCGACGCGGGCAACACCCGGGCCATCGGCATCAGCTGCGGAGGCCCGCTGGACAGCCGCACGGGTGTGGTGATGTCGCCCCCCAACCTGCCCGGCTGGGACAACATCCCCATCGTCGAAATCTTCGGAAAGGAGTTCGGCATCCGCACCGCCATCCACAACGACGCCAACGCCTGCGCGCTGGCCGAATGGCAGTTCGGAGCCGGGGCGGGCACCCGGAACATGGTCTTCCTGACCTTCGGCACGGGCCTCGGCGCCGGGCTGATCCTCGACGGACGCATCTACACCGGAACCAACGACAACGCCGGGGAGCTGGGGCACATCCGCCTGAGCGATTTCGGGCCCGTGGGTTACGGCAAATGCGGCTCGTTCGAAGGATTCTGCAGCGGCGGCGGCATCCGCCAGCTGGCGCAGTTCGCCGTAAAGGAGCGCCTGCAGATGGGCGAAAAGGTCGCGTGGTGCCCCGAGGGCGATACCGACAGGATCGACGCCCGGCTGGTGGCACAGGCCGCCGCAGACGGCGACGCCCTGGCGATGGAAATCTACCGCACTTCGGCCCGCTACCTGGGCAGGGGGCTGTCGATCGTCATCGACCTGATCAACCCCGAGATGATCGTCATCGGCAGCATCTACGCCCGCAACGAGAGCCTGATGAAACCCTATATGGAGGAGGTCGTCGCCCGCGAAGCGCTCTCCCACGCCCGGCGTGTCTGCCGCGTGGTTCCCGCGGCGTTGGGCGAGGCGATCGGCGACTATGCGGCGCTGTCGGTGGCCGCCAACGCATAAAACCGTACGAAGATGAAACGGCAGATTATCGAACACAGCCTCCGCGAGGCGAACGACGCGCTGGCGGATTTCCTCGCCTCGCCCCGGACCCTTCCGACGATGGAGGCGATCGTAGACACAATGGCCGAAGCGCTCCGCAGCGGCTGCAAGATCATGAGCTGCGGCAACGGCGGTTCGCTGTGCGACGCCGCCCATTTCGCCGAGGAGCTCACCGGACGTTTCCGCGAGAACCGACGCCCGCTGGCGGCCATGGCCATCAACGATCCGGCCTACATGACCTGCGTGGGCAACGACTTCTCGTTCGGGGACATTTTCGTCCGCTGGGTCGAGGCGTTCGGCAAACCCGGCGACGTGCTGCTGGCCATCTCGACCAGCGGCAATTCGCAGAACGTCGTCGCCGCGGCCGCGGCGGCCCGCCGCCTGGGCATGAAGGTCGTGGCGCTCACCGCCGAAGGCCCCTCCCGGCTGGCCGAAACGGCCGACGTGGCGCTTCTGGCCCCCCGCACGCCCCATTCGGACCGCATTCAGGAGATACACATCAAAGTTATCCACATCGTGATCGAAGCCCTCGAAAAAGAGCTGGGCTTCTGACCGCACAAGACATGACACCCTAAATTCCAACCTATTATGAAAAAAATCTTTTCCGCCATTGCCGTCCTGACGGCATTCGCAACGGTCGCCGTCTCGTGCAGCGACGACGACACGAAAGAAGTCGAGACAATTCCCGTCGCCGAAGTCAAGGTCACCCCGGCGACCGGCAGCGTCGTCGCAGGGACCACCCTCACCCTGAAAGCCGAAGTGCTGCCCGAGAACGCTACGGACAAGAGCGTGAAGTGGATATCCCGCACGCCGGAAACCGCTACGGTAGACGAATCGACAGGCGTCGTGACCGGCGTGGCCGAGGGTGAAGCCGTGATCATGGCACTCTGCGGCGGCAAAAACGGCAAGGCGACGCTCACCGTCACCCCGGCCCCGATCCGTGTCGAAAAGATCGAACTCTCGAAGACCGAACTGGCCCTGTTCGTCGGCAAGACCGAGAAACTGACCTACACGATCAACCCCGAGAACGCCACCAACCAGGAAGCCGCATGGGATTCGAGCGACAAGACGGTTGCGACCATCGCCGACGACGGTACCGTGACGGCCCTGACCGAAGGTACGACGGACATCACCCTGACCATCGACGAGAAGACCGCGACCTGCAAGGTGACCGTATCGAGTCCCGCGATCGAAGGCATAACGATACCCTACCTGAGCGAAATTCAAGGCAATACCGTCACAATGACCGCTCCGGGCTTCAAGGCCGGCGACAAGGTGAAGATCGAGGCGGTGGCCGGAGATGAATACAGCGCCGAAGCCGATGTCGCCAACGTAACCGCCCAGAATGCGACGTTCGAACTGCCTGCCGCCGCATCGCGCGACCGTTCCTACAAGCTGACCGTGCTACGCGGCGGCGTGAAACAGGCCGAAGCCTACTTGCATCCGGACGATCAATTCGTAGCGATACCCTATCATCTGGGCTATTACCTGACGGGCGAGGACGAAGTGGTTCCCACCGATCCCTCGATGCGTGCCAACGAAGAGGGTATTACCCGCCGCAGCTACATGCCGGGCAGGATCGTCGATTACAACGAGGAGACCAAAGAGTTCCGGGTATGGAAAAAGGATGCCGCCCTCGCCGGCTTCACCGCCGAGACGCTCGACCTCACCTATGCGACAGGAGTCACTTCGATCAAACCGCTGACCGACCTCTACGGGCCTCTGACGAGCGTGAACCGCGTCTACGTCGCCAACTCGTCGATCGAATCGCTCGACATGACCCAGTTCCCCAACGCCACGCTGCTGCACGCCTGGGGCGACGCAGGATCGGGGCTCAACAAGATCGCAAGCATCAATTTCGGCACTTATACCGATGACGAGCACGCCTGCAAAGTGACGCAGATGTATCTGTCCTCGCAGTCGCTCACCGGAACCATCGACCTGCGCAACTGCATCGCCCTGAACGAACTGAGGCTCGACGGCAATCAGCTCGAAGGCATCAACCTCGGCACGGCCAACGGCGACAGCTCGGACAAGGACCGCATGCTGGTCGTATATTCGATCAGCGCGAAAAACAACAAGCTCAAAGAGATCGACATCTCGAACTGCGGCCGTCTGCGCCAGCTCTGGCTCGACGGCAACAAGATCGAACGGGCTCGCCTGCTGAACAACGCCCTGGGCGAAGGCTACAACAGCCAGCGTCCCGACTCGTGGTTCCCCTACATGTACATCCTCAAAAACAAGGAGGACTTCACGATCACCTGGGCGACGGCCGCCGATGCCGAAGGCCGCGAACGCCATATCGACGTTGAACACTACTGGTACCGGAACCTGTCGTCCGCGAACAAGGGCGAGAACGGCGAAAAGCCCGGTTACGACAAATGGGTGGACAACAACCCCGTGATCCAGGCACTCAAAGACGGCTTCACCGTTACCGATTGGAGCTACGCACTGGAGGGTTACGACGGCGGCGGCGTCAAGATCAAACACACGCATACCACGATCGACGATCTCTGCCCTGCGGAACAGGATGCCGAATGATAAAAAACCGAATTACAAACCCTGAAAACAGACGATGAAACCCGTAATCAATTACCGACGTACCATCATCGCCCTGACAAGTGCCCTGTTGCTGGCGCTGGGAGCAATCCCAGCGTCAGCGCAGGTGCGTTTGCACATGCAAGGCGACAAGACAGACATCGCCCGCTGGATCGACAGCCGCTTCGCCAAAGGCCAACTGCCGCCGTTCTCATTCATCCTGGACGAGAAGCCGTCGGAGGAGTTCCTCCGCTCGTGGCGCTGGAGCCGCACGGCGCCCGCATCGACGGACAAGAATGTCGTACTGCGCACGTTCACCTACACCGACCCCCGCAGCGGACTCGAAGTGGTCTGCGATGTCAAGGGGTACCCCGAGTTCCGGGCCGTGGAATGGGTGCTGCATTTCCGCAATACGTCGGCAGAGAATTCCGGGCAACTTACACGCGTGAAGATCGCGGATTTCGACATGGTCTACCCCGCCGCCGGAGCGCTGAAAATCCACTATGCCGAAGGCAACAAGATTTCAAAGGCCGACTATGCGCCCCGCACCGCGGAGTTCCGCACGGAGCAGCCGTTGCACATCGAACCCCACGGAGGCCGTTCGTCGGAGGAGGCGTTTCCCTTCTTCAACCTCGAATCCGAAGCTTCGCGGCAGGGCGTGATGGTCGCCGTCGGCTGGACCGGAACGTGGTTCGCCGACCTCGAGAAGCGTGACCCGAGCCGCCTGACGCTGGCCGCGGGCATGCTGAACACCGATCTATACCTCTATCCGGGCGAGCAGATCCGCACGCCCTCGGTCGCCCTGATGTTCTGGAGCGGCGACCGCATGAACGGACACAACCGTTTCCGCCGCCTCGTTCTCGCGCACCATTCGCGCAAGGTCGACGGCAGCCCCTTCTACCCGCTTTGCAGCGCTTTCAACTACCGCGACCCGCAGCCCTGCGGCGAATATTCGTGTCTGACGGCCGACTGGGCCGTCGCCATGGTCCGCCGCTACTCGATGTTCGAACTGACGCCCGACGTTTTCTGGCTCGACGCCGGATGGCACACCGGGGCCGGGGATTTCCGGCACGGCAAGAGCTGGGCCAACACCACGGGCAACTGGACGGTCGACCGGGAACGCTTCCCCGAGGGGTTGAAACCCGTATCGGACGCCGTGCACGAGACCGGCGCCAAATTCATGGTGTGGTTCGAACCCGAGCGCGTCGTGAAGGGCACGCAGTGGGCTACGGAACACAAGGAGTGGATGCTCGATACCGAATGGCCCGAAGGCTCGGAACAATCGACCTGGTACTTGTTCGACCTGGGCAATGACGAAGCGTGCGACTGGCTCTGCAAATACTACGGCGACCTGATCGAAGAGAACGGGATCGACTATTACCGACAGGATTTCAACAT of the Alistipes senegalensis JC50 genome contains:
- a CDS encoding glycoside hydrolase family 2 protein; protein product: MNTTFTKLTATLALLFAAGSLTAGEKSSLDGKWRLDYWPQGDTPIVSPADARQVEMKTIDATVPGNVELDLLAAGLIEQPEIGSNVYDLRPWEGYQWRYSRTFATPEHADGDRIRLNFNGIDCYADIWVNGRQVGSADNMLIEHRFDVTEALKPAGEENTLEVYIRSSVIEGRQYIPPTISINFAQVESVYARRAPHTYGWDIMPRLVSAGLWRSVELEVLKPVHLRDVHWFTTSVDVPNKQATVFLDYTISLPTSMQDGRITTEFSLSRNGKQVAMYRAKVTSHAARHILGLGDVEFWWPRGYGEPALYDAEVKLMDEAGNTLDIDRRRIGIRTVRLDFTPTHTPENPGRFCFVVNGEKIFARGSNWTPMDALHSRDTQWLDRTFGLVTDLNCNMIRCWGGNVYEDTRFYELCDENGVMVWQDFGMGCTFYSQRDEFARAIEREVTSVVMKLRSHPSIALWSGNNENDQTLTIGTLAPFRIDPNRDVVSRQVIPMVLYELDPSRSYLPSSPYWSEEVCRQGYSTALLPEDHLWGPRGYYKDPFYTNANCLFVSEIGYHGMPNRPSLEKMFPAETVYPWTDRKEFRWNEDWLTKAVRIFREWGYTPERNNLMINQVRLLFGEVPTRLDDFIFASQSVQAEAMKFFVEIYRGNKFAPKTGILWWNIRDGWPVISDAVVDYYFSPKMAYRFLRNVQRNVCVLINDAADGSHPLVATNDTRSAAEGTVRVSDAASGREIFRGSYTVGANARAEIARLPEMQGQGILLIEYTTPEGSFKNHYLYGRAPFRLDEYRKLLRKTKIYDL
- a CDS encoding ROK family protein — protein: MKENIIGVDIGGTKCAVTYGQQEGNRVTILDKECFRTSDVARTIEQLKTSIRNVMGRHGLDAGNTRAIGISCGGPLDSRTGVVMSPPNLPGWDNIPIVEIFGKEFGIRTAIHNDANACALAEWQFGAGAGTRNMVFLTFGTGLGAGLILDGRIYTGTNDNAGELGHIRLSDFGPVGYGKCGSFEGFCSGGGIRQLAQFAVKERLQMGEKVAWCPEGDTDRIDARLVAQAAADGDALAMEIYRTSARYLGRGLSIVIDLINPEMIVIGSIYARNESLMKPYMEEVVAREALSHARRVCRVVPAALGEAIGDYAALSVAANA
- a CDS encoding SIS domain-containing protein; this encodes MKRQIIEHSLREANDALADFLASPRTLPTMEAIVDTMAEALRSGCKIMSCGNGGSLCDAAHFAEELTGRFRENRRPLAAMAINDPAYMTCVGNDFSFGDIFVRWVEAFGKPGDVLLAISTSGNSQNVVAAAAAARRLGMKVVALTAEGPSRLAETADVALLAPRTPHSDRIQEIHIKVIHIVIEALEKELGF
- a CDS encoding Ig-like domain-containing protein, with the translated sequence MKKIFSAIAVLTAFATVAVSCSDDDTKEVETIPVAEVKVTPATGSVVAGTTLTLKAEVLPENATDKSVKWISRTPETATVDESTGVVTGVAEGEAVIMALCGGKNGKATLTVTPAPIRVEKIELSKTELALFVGKTEKLTYTINPENATNQEAAWDSSDKTVATIADDGTVTALTEGTTDITLTIDEKTATCKVTVSSPAIEGITIPYLSEIQGNTVTMTAPGFKAGDKVKIEAVAGDEYSAEADVANVTAQNATFELPAAASRDRSYKLTVLRGGVKQAEAYLHPDDQFVAIPYHLGYYLTGEDEVVPTDPSMRANEEGITRRSYMPGRIVDYNEETKEFRVWKKDAALAGFTAETLDLTYATGVTSIKPLTDLYGPLTSVNRVYVANSSIESLDMTQFPNATLLHAWGDAGSGLNKIASINFGTYTDDEHACKVTQMYLSSQSLTGTIDLRNCIALNELRLDGNQLEGINLGTANGDSSDKDRMLVVYSISAKNNKLKEIDISNCGRLRQLWLDGNKIERARLLNNALGEGYNSQRPDSWFPYMYILKNKEDFTITWATAADAEGRERHIDVEHYWYRNLSSANKGENGEKPGYDKWVDNNPVIQALKDGFTVTDWSYALEGYDGGGVKIKHTHTTIDDLCPAEQDAE
- a CDS encoding glycoside hydrolase family 36 protein gives rise to the protein MKPVINYRRTIIALTSALLLALGAIPASAQVRLHMQGDKTDIARWIDSRFAKGQLPPFSFILDEKPSEEFLRSWRWSRTAPASTDKNVVLRTFTYTDPRSGLEVVCDVKGYPEFRAVEWVLHFRNTSAENSGQLTRVKIADFDMVYPAAGALKIHYAEGNKISKADYAPRTAEFRTEQPLHIEPHGGRSSEEAFPFFNLESEASRQGVMVAVGWTGTWFADLEKRDPSRLTLAAGMLNTDLYLYPGEQIRTPSVALMFWSGDRMNGHNRFRRLVLAHHSRKVDGSPFYPLCSAFNYRDPQPCGEYSCLTADWAVAMVRRYSMFELTPDVFWLDAGWHTGAGDFRHGKSWANTTGNWTVDRERFPEGLKPVSDAVHETGAKFMVWFEPERVVKGTQWATEHKEWMLDTEWPEGSEQSTWYLFDLGNDEACDWLCKYYGDLIEENGIDYYRQDFNMLPAGYWRDADEPGRSGIKEIRHIENLYKFWDYLLERFPGLLIDNCASGGKRLDWESIGRSAPLWRSDYYHYDDPDGYQCHTYGLNFFLPIHGTGILLPDQYSFRSSLSSALQCNWKVTEPGVSVLDMQQRIREYRDIREYYYEDYYPLSGTGDLTGSDVWLAYQMHRPSDDSGIVVAFRRQDAPDAEYTVRLGGLTPDASYTLVDCDTQAETVRSGRELTEGLTLRLDNPKSSLLIKYCKN